GGTCTCCCTGAAACTGCTTGGTGCGCTTGTAAGCAGGCTGGAGGTTCTTGTTACAAATGACACAGGCACAATGCATATGGCCGTTGCCCTCAAGACTAAAACGGTATCGCTCTTCTGTCCGACGGACCCCTTGGGAGTTGGAGCGCTTCAGGATCGGCACCTGCACAGGATCATACATAAGAGAAGACCATGCTCCCCCTGTATTACCAAAAGGTGCGGGGAGCCTTTCTGTATGAACCGGATCGAGGTGGAGGAGGTATTTGAGGCCGTTACGGAGTCGATATATGAAAATAGCACTTTATAATCTTACCACCACAACAAAGAGGGGCGGTATCGAGACCTTTAACTGGGAAATGGCCGGGGCATTGGCAAGAAGAGGTCATTCCGTCTGCATTTACGGCGGGAAAGGCCATATAACCGGGGATGTGCCGGAGGGGGTTTCCATAAAGACATATCCATACCTGAAGAGAACCTTGGTTCCCGACCTCGGCTCGAGGTTCAGGAAGTTTGTAGAACGTATTTCTTTCGGCATCCTTGCCTTTGCAAACCTGTCAAAAGAGGGGTTTGACTATATATATGTCTCGAAACCTTACGATATACCGTTGACCCTTATTTCCTCCAGATTGAGCAGTGCAAAGTTAATATACGGAAGCGGCGGGACCGAGTTCTTCCCCGGCTATGGATTCCTTGCCGGTAAGGTTGACTTCTTATTTGCCTGTAGCGGATTTAACGCCTCTCAGATAGAAGAGTACTGCGGACTCAGGCCAAAGGTCCTGTACAACGGCGTCAATACGGAGATCTTCAGCCCACGCCCCCCGGATATGGAGTTAAAGAGGGGCATTGGTATTAAGAATGACGAAGCTGTTATTATTAGTGCCTGCCGGCTTGTGGGCTGGAAGGGGATACAGTACTCGGTAAAGGCCGTATCATCTCTTGTGAGGAAGGGTTATAGAATAAAATACCTGGTAATAGGGGAGGGTGACTACAGGAAGGAACTTGAGAGTCTCTCGAAAGCCCTGAATACGGAAGGAAGAATCATCTTCCCGGGGAGTATAAAGAACAGTGAACTTCCCTCCTATTACTCGATTGCCGACCTGGCGGTTTTTCCAAGCATTGCAGACGAAACATTCGGTATCTCCATTGCCGAGGCCATGGCATGTGGAGTCCCTGTGATTTCAACAAGGACAGGTGGTATCCCCGAAGTGGTCGGCAAGGGGGCCGGCGTGCTGGTACCGCCGGCAGATGAGGTTGCCCTGACGGAGACAACCGAAAAACTCCTGCGAGACAAGGGCCTGAGGGAATCCCTCGGGAGGCGCGGCAGGGAATGGGTGGTTGAAAACTTCAGGTGGGACAGGATAGCAGAGGTGTTCGAACACCATATAGCAGAGGGTAATGGTGAGACATGACATGAGGGATAAATCGTACCGTGTCGACGTAATATTGCCCTATGTAATGGAATACGGCATATACGTGTTCATTTTTTTGATGTTTGCCGGGAAGCTCGGTACTCTGAGGGAGGCGGCTTTTTATATCCCCCTTGCAGCATGGCTGTCAAGGGCAATAGCGACCGACAGAATCGGCTTTAACTGGCGGGACCCTTTGTTTCTGTCAATACTTTTTCTTTCCCTCTCCGGTCTGCTGTCGTCTTTTGTCAATGACTTTTCCTTGCAGGGTCTCTTTATTTTCAAGAAGGTTTATCTGAAAGCGTTTTTTTTGTGTTGTGTTCTGGCAGCTACATTCCGCAGGCCTGAGAGTGCAAGGAGGTGCGGAGCCTTTTTTGCTCTTGCAGGGGTCGTATATACGTTCATCGCTTTTTTTGAAATGGGGCATGATTTGTATAGTATGGGGAAGATAAATTACGGTGAGATAAGGAATTATTC
This region of bacterium BMS3Abin08 genomic DNA includes:
- a CDS encoding lipopolysaccharide core biosynthesis protein produces the protein MRIIITGSRSEGKLCGYIAEKIGREAVSVAGKVSLKLLGALVSRLEVLVTNDTGTMHMAVALKTKTVSLFCPTDPLGVGALQDRHLHRIIHKRRPCSPCITKRCGEPFCMNRIEVEEVFEAVTESIYENSTL
- the pimB gene encoding GDP-mannose-dependent alpha-(1-6)-phosphatidylinositol monomannoside mannosyltransferase; amino-acid sequence: MKIALYNLTTTTKRGGIETFNWEMAGALARRGHSVCIYGGKGHITGDVPEGVSIKTYPYLKRTLVPDLGSRFRKFVERISFGILAFANLSKEGFDYIYVSKPYDIPLTLISSRLSSAKLIYGSGGTEFFPGYGFLAGKVDFLFACSGFNASQIEEYCGLRPKVLYNGVNTEIFSPRPPDMELKRGIGIKNDEAVIISACRLVGWKGIQYSVKAVSSLVRKGYRIKYLVIGEGDYRKELESLSKALNTEGRIIFPGSIKNSELPSYYSIADLAVFPSIADETFGISIAEAMACGVPVISTRTGGIPEVVGKGAGVLVPPADEVALTETTEKLLRDKGLRESLGRRGREWVVENFRWDRIAEVFEHHIAEGNGET